A stretch of the Thiocystis violascens DSM 198 genome encodes the following:
- a CDS encoding YfcC family protein, translating to MSQKPKSADALSQPRKRTFVFPSAVTTLAIVSVLVWVAALFIPAGQYATDADGSPIPGTYQRIESPLTLGERVEQLVLAPVNGIYGLLSPVRGFVDTQTVGRLFGQIGVIVFIMSIGAFISISFATHSLEIAVAALANRLRSRGWLLITAVMVLFSLLGSTMGFSVETLGFYALFIPLMSALGYDRLVTAAMIMIGATIGIMASTVNPFSIGVAAGEAGVGIGDGILPRLILWFILTAIAVAWVLRYAARVRADPGASLVGFDRAAPDDESAIDHAVEDLADTPADVPPRLTGTQKWVLAITALAFGLMIFSVIPWSSILNGSTGPADYYGTHAAAAPAPAPAPYWFELNWWFPQLAMLFLIASVLVGLVAKMPEKEIVRLIAAGASDMMSPAMVMLLAGGISVIMTNTQTLDTVLHAMEQLITGASAGAFAIAAMVVNIPLAFLIPSSSGHAALAMPLLSPLADFADVSRSTTITAWILGHGLTLLVSPTNVVIVGGLAIAKVGYDKYLLFVWPLLVALFAVAATTVAIVATLG from the coding sequence ATGTCCCAAAAGCCCAAAAGCGCCGATGCCTTGTCCCAACCACGCAAGCGGACGTTCGTGTTCCCCAGCGCGGTGACGACGCTGGCGATCGTCAGCGTCCTGGTCTGGGTAGCGGCCCTGTTCATCCCGGCCGGTCAATACGCCACAGACGCCGACGGTTCGCCGATCCCGGGCACCTATCAGCGGATCGAATCGCCGCTCACCCTTGGCGAGCGGGTCGAGCAACTGGTCCTCGCGCCGGTCAATGGCATCTACGGTCTGCTGAGTCCCGTGCGCGGATTCGTCGACACCCAGACGGTTGGGCGTCTGTTCGGGCAGATCGGCGTGATCGTCTTCATCATGTCCATCGGCGCCTTCATCTCCATCAGCTTCGCTACCCACAGCCTGGAGATCGCGGTCGCCGCGCTGGCCAACCGCCTGCGCAGCCGAGGGTGGCTGCTCATCACCGCCGTCATGGTGCTGTTCTCCCTGCTCGGCTCCACGATGGGTTTCTCGGTAGAGACGCTGGGCTTCTACGCGCTGTTCATCCCGCTGATGAGCGCGCTCGGCTACGATCGCCTGGTGACGGCCGCGATGATCATGATCGGCGCAACGATCGGGATCATGGCGTCCACGGTCAACCCTTTCTCGATCGGTGTCGCCGCCGGCGAAGCCGGGGTTGGGATTGGCGATGGCATTCTGCCGCGTCTGATCCTCTGGTTTATTCTGACCGCGATCGCGGTGGCCTGGGTGTTGCGCTACGCCGCCCGGGTGCGCGCCGATCCAGGCGCCTCGCTGGTCGGTTTCGACCGGGCAGCACCCGACGACGAATCGGCCATCGATCATGCCGTCGAGGATCTGGCCGACACACCCGCCGACGTCCCCCCAAGGCTCACCGGAACCCAGAAATGGGTGCTGGCGATCACCGCCCTTGCTTTTGGTCTCATGATCTTCTCGGTCATTCCCTGGTCGAGCATTCTCAACGGCTCGACCGGACCGGCCGATTATTACGGCACGCACGCGGCCGCCGCGCCCGCGCCCGCGCCCGCGCCCTACTGGTTCGAATTGAATTGGTGGTTTCCGCAACTGGCGATGCTGTTCCTGATCGCCTCGGTGCTGGTCGGTCTGGTCGCGAAAATGCCGGAGAAGGAGATCGTGCGGCTCATCGCCGCCGGCGCCTCGGACATGATGAGTCCCGCCATGGTAATGCTGCTGGCCGGAGGGATCTCGGTCATCATGACCAATACCCAAACCCTCGACACCGTCCTCCACGCCATGGAACAGCTGATCACCGGCGCCTCGGCGGGCGCCTTCGCCATCGCGGCGATGGTGGTGAATATCCCGCTAGCGTTTCTGATCCCCTCCAGTTCCGGACACGCCGCACTGGCGATGCCGCTGCTGTCGCCGCTCGCCGACTTTGCCGACGTGAGCCGATCCACCACTATCACCGCATGGATACTGGGCCACGGCCTGACCCTCCTGGTCTCACCGACCAATGTCGTCATCGTGGGCGGCCTGGCGATTGCCAAGGTTGGTTACGATAAATATCTCCTGTTCGTCTGGCCGCTCCTGGTGGCGCTGTTCGCGGTGGCCGCGACCACTGTCGCTATCGTCGCTACCCTGGGGTAA
- a CDS encoding esterase/lipase family protein — translation MFNPTTSSFTQSLIPLVFSCLVLAGCQSVPTLSARSLGTQLNESLRALAAPDSREPDRARALAESRRLTADHLPELLEDATTSALSPAGATLPGIHAPADFGDLVPVPTSHVTTPGLHRVGIGLPMVGVLPPADANAPRAGYRVPLTLLALPKSNPTECCDVALVDPERVSSVRTVHGDFATAMDLEAPIDATRATGPRPFTGLLKLLRPGRFSGRPRVVFLQPFDPDKIPVVLVHGLMSTPHMWAPLVKALLADGRIRGHFQFWFFFYPTGQPVPLSAFQFRDALDAVAHNHGHHKPMILVGHSMGGILSRAQVSRMSEREAETVRSGIASLPETSLVRRSLIFEPRPDVSRAIFMFTPHRGSRLAANSLGAWGVRLIRLPDWLLGTLMHYALLIPEIAEGRPPTSIHGLSPNSSFLRALDRTQPTVPTHSILGDRGRRRGSLLASSDGVVAYSSAHLAAAKSEVVVPAGHGGFANPLAIAELRRILHQELAETSGPGKSASMTSNSMPGKHRDAANKRK, via the coding sequence ATGTTCAATCCGACCACATCAAGCTTCACTCAATCGCTGATCCCGTTGGTGTTTTCCTGTCTTGTTCTCGCCGGATGCCAGTCCGTCCCGACACTCTCGGCTCGCTCCCTCGGCACGCAACTCAACGAATCGCTGCGGGCACTCGCGGCGCCAGACAGTCGCGAGCCGGACCGCGCGCGGGCGTTGGCCGAGTCGCGTCGTCTGACGGCGGACCATCTGCCCGAACTTCTGGAAGACGCGACAACGTCGGCGCTGAGTCCCGCCGGCGCGACCCTGCCTGGCATTCATGCGCCAGCCGATTTCGGCGACCTTGTACCCGTTCCAACCAGCCACGTGACCACCCCCGGTCTGCATCGCGTCGGCATTGGATTGCCGATGGTCGGCGTACTTCCGCCCGCGGATGCCAATGCCCCGCGCGCGGGCTATCGCGTGCCGCTGACCCTGCTGGCCCTGCCGAAGTCTAACCCAACGGAATGCTGCGACGTCGCCCTGGTCGACCCAGAGCGCGTCTCGTCGGTGCGCACGGTCCACGGCGATTTCGCCACCGCGATGGATCTGGAGGCGCCCATCGACGCCACTCGGGCGACCGGACCGCGTCCCTTCACGGGTCTACTGAAACTCCTCCGTCCCGGCCGTTTCAGCGGGCGGCCGCGCGTCGTTTTCCTGCAACCTTTCGATCCAGACAAGATCCCCGTGGTCCTGGTGCATGGTCTGATGTCGACGCCCCACATGTGGGCGCCGCTGGTCAAGGCCCTACTCGCGGACGGGCGAATCCGCGGTCATTTCCAATTTTGGTTCTTCTTTTACCCGACCGGACAGCCGGTTCCGCTCTCCGCGTTCCAATTCCGGGATGCGCTGGACGCTGTCGCGCACAACCACGGCCACCACAAGCCCATGATCCTGGTCGGTCACAGCATGGGCGGTATCCTTTCCCGCGCGCAGGTCTCCCGGATGTCCGAGCGGGAGGCGGAGACCGTCAGGTCGGGGATTGCGTCCCTGCCTGAGACCAGTCTCGTCCGCCGTTCGCTGATCTTCGAACCGCGACCGGATGTCAGCCGGGCCATCTTTATGTTCACGCCGCATCGGGGTAGCCGACTCGCGGCCAATAGTCTCGGCGCCTGGGGCGTTCGCTTGATCCGCCTGCCGGATTGGCTGCTGGGAACGCTGATGCATTACGCCCTGCTGATCCCGGAAATCGCGGAAGGGCGTCCGCCGACCAGCATCCATGGCCTGTCGCCGAACTCGTCATTTCTGCGCGCGCTGGATCGCACCCAGCCAACCGTTCCGACCCATTCGATTCTCGGCGATCGGGGGCGTCGGCGCGGCAGCCTCCTGGCCAGCTCGGACGGCGTGGTAGCCTATTCCAGCGCCCACCTGGCGGCGGCCAAGTCGGAAGTCGTCGTGCCCGCCGGCCATGGCGGATTCGCCAATCCGCTCGCCATCGCGGAGTTGCGGCGCATTCTCCATCAGGAGCTGGCCGAGACATCCGGGCCTGGCAAGTCGGCATCCATGACGTCGAACTCGATGCCAGGAAAACATCGTGACGCCGCGAACAAGCGCAAATAG
- a CDS encoding efflux RND transporter periplasmic adaptor subunit: MEALISSSRGDSLRPASRAGASSTLAFALLALLTACQPTDESQPIPEPIRPVRVVTAEELPGGETVTLTGNVQAQDDVALAFRVGGQLIERTVSVGDRVRAGQIVARLDAVNERNAIDAARANLAAAMARLVEARNTVQRYEPLLPRGFVARAQFDRAVESRDAAQAQVSAAEAQVSTAENQLGFTTLIADGPGIVTARGAEPGEVVAAGRMIVRLAREGGRDAVFDVPARVIEAASAEDEVSVALSTDPKVSTTGRVREVSPQADPVTRTFKVRVGLASPPEAMRLGSTVTGSIQLGGVAGISLPTSALTASQGAPAVWTLDPESRTVALRNVDVASYELDRVLISQGLEPGELVVTAGVQTLRPGQQVRLLGEPTPDLTGVRP; this comes from the coding sequence GTGGAAGCATTGATCTCATCCTCGCGCGGCGACAGCCTGCGGCCGGCCTCCAGGGCTGGCGCATCCTCGACCCTTGCCTTCGCGCTCCTCGCGCTGCTGACCGCCTGTCAGCCAACCGATGAGTCCCAGCCCATCCCCGAGCCCATCCGCCCGGTGCGGGTCGTGACGGCCGAGGAACTGCCGGGCGGCGAGACCGTGACCCTGACCGGCAACGTCCAGGCGCAGGATGACGTGGCCCTGGCCTTTCGGGTCGGCGGACAGTTGATCGAGCGCACCGTCAGCGTGGGCGACCGGGTCCGCGCGGGGCAGATCGTCGCCCGACTCGACGCGGTCAACGAGCGCAATGCCATCGACGCGGCGCGGGCGAATCTGGCCGCCGCCATGGCGCGTCTGGTCGAGGCGCGCAATACGGTCCAGCGGTACGAACCGCTGCTGCCACGGGGCTTCGTCGCCCGCGCCCAGTTCGACCGCGCCGTCGAGTCGCGCGATGCCGCCCAGGCGCAGGTGAGCGCGGCCGAGGCGCAGGTCAGCACGGCCGAGAACCAGCTTGGATTCACCACCTTGATCGCCGACGGACCGGGCATCGTCACCGCCCGCGGCGCGGAGCCGGGCGAGGTCGTCGCGGCCGGGCGCATGATCGTTCGGCTCGCCCGCGAGGGCGGTCGCGATGCGGTCTTCGACGTGCCGGCGCGGGTGATCGAGGCGGCTTCCGCCGAGGATGAGGTGAGCGTTGCACTGAGCACCGATCCCAAGGTCAGCACCACCGGCCGGGTCCGCGAGGTCTCGCCCCAGGCGGACCCGGTGACCCGGACCTTCAAGGTTCGGGTTGGTCTCGCCAGTCCGCCCGAGGCGATGCGGCTCGGCTCCACCGTGACCGGCAGCATCCAGCTCGGCGGGGTCGCGGGGATCAGCCTCCCGACCTCGGCGCTCACCGCGTCCCAGGGCGCGCCGGCGGTCTGGACCCTGGATCCCGAGTCGCGCACCGTAGCTTTGCGCAATGTCGACGTGGCCAGCTATGAGCTCGATCGGGTGTTGATCTCCCAGGGTCTGGAGCCCGGCGAACTGGTGGTCACAGCGGGGGTTCAGACCCTGCGCCCCGGCCAACAGGTCCGTCTGCTCGGGGAGCCGACCCCAGACCTGACTGGAGTTCGGCCATGA